One window of the Niallia circulans genome contains the following:
- the ysxE gene encoding spore coat protein YsxE: protein MAVSLYEKVWADMNEQNILKKYTPILKPYAVEPNFVEEFGKVAKIYSNKGTFALKRMDPHHGADFTRHIRMLYQKGYNRIVPIYPAVDGRYAIFYDNKLFYLMPWLPNEERENYSRKHQQMFRELARLHILSSKEVKIEKEDRQEHFENTQLDIEKEQEFLNGFIELCENKEYMSPFELMFCLYYHDIRQALIYSETKLKEWYEETKEDEKARVSIIHGKLSPEHFLYDDRGYGYFTNFEKAKYGTASHDLLPFLARSLKTGPKQNDECIEWLYTYFKHNPLKYDEMLLFLSYLAHPGPIIRVCEKYMKANKKDINERKYVQKLLKQYWLLKNTEYVVMRVDEIERQKKAQQDAAEQAETQD from the coding sequence ATGGCAGTTTCACTTTATGAGAAAGTGTGGGCGGATATGAATGAACAAAACATATTAAAGAAGTATACACCGATTTTGAAGCCATATGCAGTCGAACCGAATTTTGTAGAGGAGTTCGGAAAAGTAGCGAAGATTTACAGTAATAAAGGAACTTTTGCTTTGAAACGAATGGATCCTCATCACGGTGCTGATTTCACCCGTCATATTCGAATGCTATATCAAAAAGGCTATAATCGGATTGTTCCGATCTATCCAGCTGTAGATGGTAGATACGCTATTTTTTATGATAATAAGCTGTTCTACTTAATGCCCTGGTTACCAAATGAGGAAAGAGAGAATTATTCCAGGAAGCATCAGCAAATGTTTCGCGAGCTTGCACGCCTTCATATTTTATCTTCGAAGGAAGTGAAAATTGAGAAGGAAGATCGACAGGAGCATTTTGAAAATACACAGTTAGATATTGAAAAAGAACAAGAGTTTTTAAATGGCTTTATTGAGCTATGCGAAAATAAAGAGTATATGTCACCATTTGAATTAATGTTCTGTCTGTATTACCATGATATTCGGCAGGCGTTGATCTATTCGGAAACAAAGCTAAAAGAATGGTATGAGGAAACGAAAGAAGATGAAAAGGCAAGAGTCTCCATTATTCATGGGAAACTGTCACCAGAGCATTTTCTTTATGATGATAGAGGATATGGCTACTTTACTAATTTTGAAAAAGCTAAGTATGGAACGGCCAGTCATGATTTACTTCCATTTCTCGCACGCTCATTAAAAACGGGACCGAAGCAGAACGATGAATGTATTGAGTGGCTATATACGTACTTTAAGCATAATCCGTTAAAATACGATGAAATGCTATTGTTTTTAAGTTATTTAGCTCATCCAGGCCCCATTATTCGAGTTTGTGAGAAATATATGAAAGCAAATAAGAAAGACATTAATGAACGAAAATATGTTCAAAAGCTGCTTAAACAATATTGGCTTTTAAAAAATACTGAATATGTTGTTATGCGAGTGGATGAGATAGAAAGACAAAAAAAAGCACAGCAGGATGCTGCGGAACAAGCAGAGACCCAGGATTAA